One Phaseolus vulgaris cultivar G19833 chromosome 4, P. vulgaris v2.0, whole genome shotgun sequence DNA window includes the following coding sequences:
- the LOC137837244 gene encoding calcium-dependent mitochondrial ATP-magnesium/phosphate carrier protein 2-like isoform X3: protein MGRRQGRASGVRRVQEVHGGERGGTVSDISGHRCGAQWVYFARGALARACESSLSFIGIQIDDVELARFVERVDKDHNGVITFGEWRDFLLLYPHEATIENIYHYLERVCLVDIGEQTVIPAGISKHIHASSYLIAGGVAGAASRTITAPLDRLKVVLQVQTTRAHIMPAVKDIWKEGGFLGFFRGNGLNVLKVAPESAIRFYTYEMLKTFIVNAKGEGTKADVGTLGRLLAGGTAGAVAQTVIYPLDLVKTRIQTHACEGGKLPSLGTLSKDIWVKEGPRAFYKGLIPSILGIIPYAGIDLAAYESLKDMSKKYILLDEDPGPLTQLGCGTVSGALGATCVYPLQVVRTRMQAQHAYMGMSDVFRRTFRYEGLRGFYKGLFPNLLKVVPSASITYLVYENMKKGLDLE, encoded by the exons ACGCAGACAAGGACGGGCGAGTGGAGTACGGAGAGTTCAAGAGGTACATGGAGGAGAAAGAGGTGGAACTGTATCGGATATTTCAGGCCATCGATGTGGAGCACAGTGGGTGTATTTCGCCCGAGGAGCTCTGGCACGCGCTTGTGAGAGCAG TCTCTCTTTTATAGGGATTCAGATTGATGATGTGGAACTTGCTCGATTTGTTGAGCGTGTTGACAAGGATCATAATGGGGTTATAACATTTGGAGAATGGAGGGATTTTCTGCTGCTTTACCCTCATGAGGCAACCATTGAGAACATTTATCATTATTTGGAACGTGTATGCCTAGTTGATATTGGGGAACAAACTGTTATTCCAGCAGGCATTAGCAAGCACATCCATGCAAGTAGTTATCTGATTGCAGGAGGTGTAGCAGGCGCTGCCTCACGTACAATAACTGCACCCCTTGATCGATTGAAGGTTGTACTGCAAGTGCAAACAACACGAGCTCATATAATGCCTGCAGTAAAAGATATATGGAAAGAAGGTGGTTTCTTAGGATTTTTTCGTGGCAATGGCTTAAATGTTCTTAAGGTGGCCCCTGAGAGTGCTATTAGATTTTACACGTATGAGATGCTAAAGACCTTCATTGTGAATGCTAAAGGAGAAGGGACAAAGGCTGATGTTGGTACTTTGGGACGACTTCTAGCTGGTGGTACGGCTGGTGCTGTGGCTCAAACTGTAATATATCCTCTGGATCTTGTTAAAACACGAATACAAACTCATGCCTGTGAAGGTGGAAAACTTCCCAGTCTTGGAACCCTCTCAAAAGATATATGGGTTAAGGAAGGACCCCGCGCATTTTATAAGGGTTTGATTCCTTCTATTCTGGGGATTATCCCTTATGCTGGCATAGATCTTGCTGCATATGAATCGTTGAAAGACATGTCCAAGAAATATATTCTTCTTGATGAAG ACCCTGGTCCTCTGACACAATTAGGATGTGGGACGGTATCAGGTGCCCTTGGAGCAACCTGTGTTTACCCATTGCAGGTTGTTAGAACAAG AATGCAGGCTCAACATGCTTATATGGGAATGTCAGATGTATTCAGAAGAACTTTTAGGTATGAAGGGCTAAGGGGATTCTACAAAGGATTATTTCCTAACCTGCTCAAAGTTGTTCCATCTGCTAGTATCACTTATTTGGTCTATGAGAATATGAAAAAAGGCTTGGATTTGGAGTGA